A single Lactuca sativa cultivar Salinas chromosome 8, Lsat_Salinas_v11, whole genome shotgun sequence DNA region contains:
- the LOC128127662 gene encoding uncharacterized protein LOC128127662: MTGHEYTLELLHRNRLQCVEVLRMSRESFVRLCAHFRANYSLKDSKHVSVEEKMAMFLMMIGHNQRYVIIKWRFQHSKQTIHKFFYEVLEKMMLFAQDVIVPTSFNPNPNIPGHNRRLRRVFKGAVGALDDTLIHVVVPAKKQDLYRSRGKGDCYQNVLAKCDFNIIFTFVVTGWEGVAHDSRILSEAVADPQASFPFPPPDKYYLCDAAYAHTRGFMAPYRNVRYWFGDFRQRRALTNKEKFNHGHAKLRNVIERAFGVLKARFPILKRMAPFPFVTQRNIAMACFALHNYIRKEGLSDEYFARYDEPNVPFRNNNVAIDDDEDGIPTHGTAADGEYMTQLRDEIVDQLMHNID, from the exons ATGACGGGACACGAATACACATTGGAGTTATTACACCGTAATCGTTTACAATGTGTTGAAGTATTACGCATGTCCCGTGAATCTTTTGTACGACTATGTGCTCATTTTAGAGCAAATTACTCATTAAAGGACAGCAAACATGTATCAGTTGAGGAAAAGATGGCTATGTTTTTGATGATGATCGGACATAATCAACGTTACGTGATTATCAAGTGGAGATTTCAACACTCGAAGCAAACaattcataaatttttttatgaagtGTTGGAAAAAATGATGCTTTTCGCACAAGATGTTATAGTACCAACATCTTTTAATCCGAATCCAAACATTCCAGGACATAATAGGAGGCTACGAAGGGTTTTCAAAGGAGCAGTTGGTGCACTTGATGACACTTTGATACATGTTGTTGTCCCTGCTAAGAAACAAGACTTATATAGAAGTAGGGGAAAGGGAGATTGCTACCAAAACGTATTGGCAAAATGTGACTTCAATATTatttttacatttgttgtgaccgGGTGGGAAGGGGTAGCGCATGACTCTAGAATATTATCAGAAGCAGTAGCCGATCCACAAGCATCATTCCCGTTTCCACCACCag acaaatattatctttgtgatgccgCGTATGCACACACTCGAGGATTTATGGCCCCTTATCGTAATGTGAGGTATTGGTTTGGAGATTTTCGTCAAAGACGTGCATTGAccaataaagaaaaatttaaccATGGACATGCAAAACTTCGGAATGTCATTGAGCGtgcttttggtgttttgaaagcaCGTTTCCCTATATTGAAGAGGATGGCACCATTCCCGTTTGTGACACAAAGAAACATTGCCATGGCATGCTTCGCGCTTCATAATTATATAAGGAAAGAAGGATTGAGTGATGAGTATTTCGCACGATACGATGAACCCAATGTCCCGTTTCGAAATAACAATGTGGccattgatgatgatgaagacggGATTCCAACACATGGTACTGCAGCAGACGGTGAATATATGACTCAGTTACGTGATGAAATTGTTGATCAGTTGATGCACAATATAGATTGa